A single Tenacibaculum sp. 190524A02b DNA region contains:
- a CDS encoding lytic polysaccharide monooxygenase — protein sequence MTTLLVKQTNFGLKKTLQLILLSLLFTSMSEPVFSHGTVIWPKSRIKQCHENPTGNNCQPCGGAIYEWRSILQPHTDYGKHRNYVPDGQLASGGNPGKFGCLDALINWPSQNDWRTTKVNYGDIYVKWQNTAPHRTEYYKVYITPLDWDPSKPLNWDDLIEIGHVGKRPAEDFTVIKATIPDSYIGKRAALYSVWQREFTHSHEAFYSVSDINVVRSGGASSDGDTGGGDDDGGGDDDGGGDDDGGGDDCGTAKKWNQDAVYVKDDVVSHQGDLYRAKWWTKNHNPTNNSGPWQVWEKTGSCNATPSQAFTIVDNYPNPFREVTSINYKVNKPVKGLSMTIRTLDNLVVHSVFSKKRKSLGKHKQPLNTTGLAPGVYLCVLEDENGTVSRKKILVK from the coding sequence ATGACAACCCTTCTAGTTAAACAAACCAACTTTGGTTTAAAGAAGACACTACAATTAATTTTACTTAGTTTATTATTTACTTCCATGTCTGAACCGGTATTTTCTCACGGAACAGTAATTTGGCCAAAAAGTAGAATAAAACAGTGTCATGAAAACCCAACCGGAAATAATTGTCAGCCTTGTGGAGGCGCAATTTATGAATGGAGATCTATTTTACAACCCCATACTGATTATGGAAAACATCGAAACTATGTTCCTGATGGACAACTTGCCAGCGGAGGAAACCCAGGTAAATTTGGTTGCCTTGATGCTTTGATAAATTGGCCTTCACAAAATGATTGGAGAACAACAAAAGTTAATTATGGAGATATATATGTTAAGTGGCAAAATACGGCGCCGCATAGAACAGAATATTACAAAGTATATATTACACCATTAGATTGGGATCCGTCTAAACCTTTAAATTGGGATGACTTAATAGAAATTGGTCATGTAGGAAAAAGACCAGCAGAAGATTTTACTGTAATTAAAGCTACGATTCCTGATTCGTACATAGGAAAAAGAGCAGCTTTATATAGTGTATGGCAAAGAGAGTTTACGCATAGCCATGAAGCTTTTTATTCTGTAAGCGATATTAATGTAGTAAGATCTGGAGGAGCTAGTAGTGATGGTGATACTGGTGGAGGGGACGATGATGGCGGAGGAGATGATGATGGTGGAGGAGATGATGACGGTGGAGGAGATGACTGCGGTACAGCTAAAAAGTGGAATCAAGATGCTGTATATGTAAAAGATGATGTTGTGAGTCATCAAGGAGATTTGTATAGAGCTAAATGGTGGACTAAAAACCATAACCCAACTAATAATTCAGGTCCATGGCAAGTATGGGAAAAAACAGGAAGTTGTAATGCAACACCAAGTCAGGCATTTACTATTGTAGATAATTATCCTAACCCATTCCGAGAGGTAACATCCATAAATTATAAGGTTAATAAACCGGTTAAAGGTTTGAGTATGACAATTAGAACGCTTGATAATCTTGTTGTGCACAGCGTTTTTTCTAAGAAGCGAAAATCGTTAGGGAAACATAAACAACCGCTTAATACCACAGGATTGGCACCTGGAGTTTATTTATGTGTGTTAGAAGATGAAAATGGAACAGTCAGTAGAAAAAAGATTTTAGTAAAATAA
- a CDS encoding DUF2071 domain-containing protein has protein sequence MSFLRAEWRKLIMINYKVKPEVLEKYLPNGTELDSYNGSYYVSVVGFMFLNTKLLGVKVPFHINFEEVNLRFYVKRKEGNEWKRGVVFIKEIVPKPAITFVANTIYKENYQTLPMKHTWDENNERLKISYQWKTNSSWNEIRVETENKKKEMKDNSEIEFIAEHYWGYAKDKDKTTEYEVKHPSWKYYPVNAYKIVVDFLKTYGEDFTFLESELPSSVFLLEGSEISVENKKVLT, from the coding sequence ATGAGTTTTTTAAGAGCAGAATGGAGGAAGTTAATCATGATAAACTATAAGGTAAAACCTGAAGTTTTAGAGAAGTATTTACCTAATGGCACTGAATTAGATTCTTATAATGGTTCTTATTACGTAAGTGTAGTAGGTTTTATGTTTTTAAACACAAAGTTATTAGGGGTGAAAGTTCCTTTTCATATAAACTTTGAAGAAGTAAATCTCCGTTTTTATGTAAAAAGAAAAGAAGGAAATGAATGGAAAAGAGGAGTAGTTTTTATTAAGGAAATTGTACCTAAACCAGCCATAACTTTTGTAGCCAATACTATTTACAAAGAGAATTATCAAACTTTACCCATGAAACATACATGGGACGAAAATAACGAAAGATTAAAAATAAGTTACCAATGGAAAACTAATAGTAGTTGGAATGAAATAAGAGTTGAAACAGAAAATAAGAAAAAGGAAATGAAAGATAACTCAGAAATAGAATTTATAGCTGAGCATTATTGGGGCTATGCAAAAGATAAAGACAAAACTACGGAATATGAAGTAAAACACCCAAGTTGGAAATATTATCCAGTTAATGCTTACAAAATAGTTGTTGACTTTTTAAAAACGTATGGAGAAGATTTTACTTTTTTAGAAAGTGAACTACCTAGTTCCGTGTTTTTGTTAGAAGGTTCAGAAATATCAGTTGAAAATAAAAAAGTATTGACTTAA
- a CDS encoding mechanosensitive ion channel, translating into MTSISIEKILNLIQEKAIEYIPKLLLGAIILWLGMKLANRLIAFLNKTLKKAGFDDTIRPFLVSMFNFILKGALLLVTASILGVNLSSLVALLAAIGFAIGMALQGSLGNFASGILILTLKPYKSGDWIQVEDKFGKVEEIGIFSTTIVSPGNKTLIIPNSKITDGVVTNFSKKGIVRLEISVTMPYAESFPRVRSIIKTSIKNIDNILEDPVTEIGIENFDSHSIEVAVRPYVHPENFWQVTFDTHEAIKKAFSDHKIQVAYSEGIELGAIGS; encoded by the coding sequence ATGACAAGTATAAGCATTGAAAAAATTTTAAATTTAATACAAGAAAAAGCTATTGAATATATTCCTAAATTACTTTTAGGAGCTATTATTCTATGGTTAGGAATGAAATTAGCAAATAGACTTATTGCTTTTTTAAATAAAACACTGAAAAAAGCTGGTTTTGATGATACTATTAGACCTTTTTTAGTGTCAATGTTTAACTTTATTCTCAAAGGGGCATTACTTTTAGTAACCGCCTCAATTTTAGGAGTAAATCTTTCTAGTTTAGTTGCTCTTCTAGCCGCTATTGGATTTGCCATAGGTATGGCTTTACAAGGAAGTTTAGGGAATTTTGCTTCTGGAATTTTAATTCTTACTTTAAAACCTTATAAATCTGGCGACTGGATTCAAGTAGAAGATAAATTTGGTAAAGTAGAAGAAATAGGTATTTTTAGCACTACCATTGTTTCTCCTGGTAATAAAACTTTAATTATACCAAACTCTAAAATTACAGATGGAGTAGTTACTAATTTTTCTAAAAAAGGAATTGTTAGATTGGAAATTAGTGTAACCATGCCTTATGCTGAAAGCTTTCCTAGAGTTAGAAGTATTATTAAAACCTCTATTAAAAACATAGACAATATTTTAGAAGACCCAGTAACCGAAATAGGTATTGAAAACTTTGATTCTCATAGTATTGAAGTAGCTGTACGTCCATATGTACATCCTGAAAACTTTTGGCAAGTTACTTTTGACACGCATGAAGCTATAAAAAAAGCTTTTAGCGATCATAAAATTCAAGTTGCCTATTCTGAGGGAATTGAATTAGGTGCCATTGGAAGTTAA